The Candidatus Eisenbacteria bacterium nucleotide sequence TACCCGATCGAGTTCTTCATGTCGCAGTCGGGATCCGACCAGTGGTCGAACGACACCAAGCAGAACGTTTGGGACGGCTGTTTCTGGGACATCCGCACCCCCGATCCGGGCGGCTACACCGGCGTCTTCTGGCAGGACGGCATCATCGCGGACACGCTTCGCAACTGCGTGATCAAGTCGGACAACCACCCCGGCCTCGTGATCGATCGCATGCGCTCCGGAAACCTCTCGACCGCTCAGCAAGTGGGACTGATCGACCACTGCACGTTCTACGGCAAGGCGGCGAGCAACAACGCGCCGCTGTTCCTCGACATTCAGGGCGTCGACTGGCCGACCACTACCACGCTCAAGATCACCAACTGCATCTTCTACACGAACAGCACCGCGACCGGCGCCGAGTACACGACCGGGCTCGGCTACTACGTGCCCCGCAACCGCAGCTTCATCTCGAACAACAATCTGTTCGCGCACTACGCCGGTGCCTCGAGAAGCGTGTTCTATGAAATCGAAGGCGCCTCGAGCGGCTACTCGGCACCGGGCTCGAGTGGCTGGCTGTGCGCCAACGGAACGGGACAGGGCTGGGGACAGGGCAACGAGTGCAATTCTCGCTATGGGAGTCCGCAGTTCGCGGATTCTTCGCGCACCAGCTTCGATCCCGCGATCCGTTCCAACTCGGCGGCACGTGGAATGGGCACCGGCGGATCCGACGTGGGGGCGGTCCCTTTCGGCGCGGGCGGCCCGGACACCGCGCCACCCGATCAGGTCACCACTCTTCAGCCGGTGGACATTGGTGATCAATACGTGATCCTGCGCTGGACCGCGACCGGAGACGATGGAGGCATCGGCATCGCAGCGGCGATCGACTTGCGGTGGTCGCTGAGTCCGATCAACTCCGGGAACTTCGATTCGGCCACTCCGGTGGCTTCGGCCCCGGTGCCATTGGCGTCCGGCGGCGTGCAGACCTACGTCATGCTGAGCCTCACTCCGGGCACCACCTACTACTTCGCGCTCAAGACCCGTGACGATGCCGGCAACTGGTCGCCGGTGAGCAACATCGCGAACGCCCTGACGCTGTCGGGTGACACGCGTGCACCCGCCGGCATCACCAATCTGAACGCCGCCGCGAACTAGCCGGCTTTTCCATCATCGGGCGTCCACTCGCTTGTGCGAGCGGGCGCCCGATGCGATTTTGGGCGCGTGAACCTCCGCGACGACCGGGACCCGTCCGTGCGAAGCGCGTCATCGTCGACCCCGACGCCGCTCGCTCCGCTGCACCTCGCGCTTGCCGTACTCGTTCTCGGTGCCATGGCATTCGTGCTCTACCGCGCGGGACTGCACGGTGGCTGGTACGGCGACGACCTCATGTACCTGCGTCCGCCGGGAAGCGGGTCGCCGTGGCTGGCCGCGAATGCTCAGACCGGCTGGTATCGCCCGCTCGAAGCGGCGTGGCTCGCGTTCGCGCGCAGCCACTGGGACACGGCGACGTGGCCGATCCACGCCATGGCGATCGCGTCTCACGCACTGTTCGCGGGACTCGCGGGGCTCGCGCTCGCGCGGCTCGGTGCGTCCCTCACCGCGGCGGCGATCGGAGCGATCGTGGTGCTGGCCTCACAGGCTGCCGCGATGGCGGTGCTCGGAAACGACACGCTGTCCCAGCTCTGGTGCGCGCTGTTCGGGTCCGCGGCGACACTCGCGGCGTGGGAGGCGCGCGGCCCGCGGCGCCGCTCATTCACCGTCCTCGCCGTGAGTCTGTTTGCACTCGCGCTGCTCTCGAAAGAGGCGGCGTTGGGATTCCTGCCGGTGCTGGCGCTGGTCGCGGGGTGGCCGGCGCGCTCGCACGACACCTCACCGGCCACGCACTCATTCGCGCCGCCCGGCGGCTGGCTGCGCTGGGCCGTGTTCGTGGGATTGCTGGTGGGAGTGACCGCGGCGTTTCTGCTGATCCGGAATCAGGTCGGCGGGCTCTCGCTTGCGGGCAGCCGCTATCGACCGGCGCTCGGGCTCTCGACCCTGACGCACGTGGCGCAGCTGCTGGCCGCGGCGATCACGCCGACCTCGAGCGTGCGCACCTACCTGGCGTGGTCATCGCACGACCGCGCGGGCCTCGCGTTCGCGGTCGGCGCGGGGCTGGTGTGGCTCGCGTTCCTGTCGATGTCGATGATCGCCGGACGCTTCCGCGCCCGGGCGGCCGGCGTGGCGCTCGCGATGCTGGTCGCCCTCGGACCCTACGCACTGCTCTCTCACGTGAGCGAGCTCTATGCCTACGTGCTGCTCGGATTCCTCGGGGTGATCGCCGGACTTGCGTTCGAGTCCGCCAGTCGTGCGGGGGCCGCGCCGCGGCTCGGTGCCACCCTGCTGGTCGCGGGCTGGCTCGCGCTCCAGCTCCCGGCAGTGGCGGAGAAGATCGCGTTCGCGGTTCGCAACGGCGCGCAGGTCGCACCGCTCGAGGCGGCGGCGCGCCCGCATCTCGTGCTCGCGCCGCGCGACGCCGGCGTGTGGCTGGTCGACGACGACGATCGGTCCCCGCGCTACTCGGTGTTCCTGATGCCGGGGCTCGGGCCCCTCAACTTCGGTGAAGCATGGCTCGAGCGCGAGGTCGGGCGGGAGGATCTGCGGGTGCGGGTGGTGGAGGGGCGCTTCGAAGACGTGGTGGCGCGGCACCCGCAGGACGTGGTGCTGCGGTGGAACGGGCGCGAGTTCGAGCGCGCGCTGCCGTAGCGGCACGACGGTCACGCGGCGCGGTGGCTGAAGCGGGCTACTCGCCGCTCGCCATCGCGATCACCACGCGATTCTTGTTGGTGGCCTTCGCCTCGAGCAATGCGCGATTCGCCGAGCGCCACAGCGCGGGCGCGTCGTGGCCGTGCTCGGGGCACAGCGCCACTCCGATGCTCACCGTGACCGCGGCGGCGTGCGTGCGGCCGTCGAGTCCCTCGAGCCGCAGCGCCATGCGCTGGACCGCGCTGCGCAAGCGCTCCGAGATCATGATCACGTCGTCGGCCTGCACCGGTCCGGTCAGCACCACCGCGAACTCCTCGCCGCCCCAGCGCGCCACGGTATCGAACGGACGCACGCCACGGCGCAGCGCCAGCGCGACCTGCTGCAGCACCTGATTGCCGGCCTCGTAGCCATACGCCGTATTGAAGACCTTGAAGTCGTCGACGTCGGCGATCAGGAGCGCCATGGTTTCGCGCTCGCGGCGCGAACGCGCGATTTCGTTCTCGAGCTGGCGGTCGAAATACGGCCGGTTGAAGCTGCCGGTCAGCGTGTCGACGAACACCAGTTGCTCGACGCGCGCGCGCCGCTGCAACACCACGGCGTAGGCGTCGGCGAGCAACGCGAAGCGCGCCAGGTCTTCGGGGCCGTAGGTGGGATGCGCCGGGGCGCGCACTTCGAGCGCACCGAGCGGTTCGCCGTCGACCGGTGCGACCGCGCACACGCCGAGTGCGGGTACGCCGCGCCGCGCCGCGGTCTGCACCAGCCGACGGCTCTGCGCCGTGTGCGGGCAGTAGAACAATCGACCAGGTTCGTGGATCGCCTGCTCGATCAGTTCTCGATCGATCGGCGGGTCGTCACCGGCCGGCGTGTCGACGCCGGCCGCATAGAAGCGCACCGCGAGTGCTCGCAGGAATTCGCGACCGGCGCGATCGAGCAGATCGCGCTCAGGCGTGGTCGAGCTGCCGCGGTCGGCGAGCAGCGAGGGATCGTCGAGACGCAGCAGGCGACGCATTTGGTCGAGGCCCGCTACGGCTCCGGCCGGCAGCGTGCGTCGCGGCACCGCCACGACCCCGTCGCGTTCGACGGGCGCCGGCAGTTCGAGCGTGATGATCGAGAGCCCCTCGCGCGGCTGGTAGCGGCGCATGCGGTTCCCCGAGCCTTCCTCGCCCGGCAGACGACGGAGCACGCCCTCGTCCTCGAGTCGGCCGATCGCGAACAGCGCGGCGTCCTCGATCTGGCGCGCCAGACCGGTCTGGAGCGCGCGGTCGATCTGCATGCGATCGAGGGGCGGCAACGATTCGAGCGGGAGCACACGCTCGAGCAGCTCGCGGAAGTCGATGTGCTGGCGATTCATCGCGATGCGTGCCATCCCGGCAAACGCAGGCTCCCGGCCTGCGGCCGCCCTAGGAAGTGGGGGGGAGTGGTCCGGGCGAGGTCGAAGCCCCGGTTGGACGCGCGAAATCGTATCACAGCCCGAGACGGGTTGACGCATCGCGAGCGCGATTCAAGCGGACCAAATCGAGGGTGAGGCGGCCCCTCACCTGACCATCGCGAAGCGCTTGACGAGGCGACGGCCGTCCACGCGCACCGCGGCCAGGTACACACCGGCGGGGGCGGGGCCACCGCTCGGGAGCACTCCCTTCCAGATCAGCCCGTGCATTCCGGCCGCGAACGTGGCTTCGGCCTGGCGATGCACGAGACGTCCCTGGGCGTCGAACACGTCGAAGCTCACGCGCGCCGCGTGCGGCAGCTCGAGCGCGAGCGCCACCGGTCCGCTGGCCGGATTCGGGCGCGCCTCCGAGAGCCGCATCGCGAACGGCAGCGCGCCCACGTCGGTCGCGCCGCCCGGCTGGACGACCAGCGCCTGCACGTAGGCATTGTTCGACTCGTTGGTCTCCACAACGGTGCCGAGCGTGTCGGCCACGAAGCGCAGCGTGTGGCTGCCGGCCGCGAGCGAGTTGGCGGGGAGCTGCACCTG carries:
- a CDS encoding GGDEF domain-containing protein is translated as MARIAMNRQHIDFRELLERVLPLESLPPLDRMQIDRALQTGLARQIEDAALFAIGRLEDEGVLRRLPGEEGSGNRMRRYQPREGLSIITLELPAPVERDGVVAVPRRTLPAGAVAGLDQMRRLLRLDDPSLLADRGSSTTPERDLLDRAGREFLRALAVRFYAAGVDTPAGDDPPIDRELIEQAIHEPGRLFYCPHTAQSRRLVQTAARRGVPALGVCAVAPVDGEPLGALEVRAPAHPTYGPEDLARFALLADAYAVVLQRRARVEQLVFVDTLTGSFNRPYFDRQLENEIARSRRERETMALLIADVDDFKVFNTAYGYEAGNQVLQQVALALRRGVRPFDTVARWGGEEFAVVLTGPVQADDVIMISERLRSAVQRMALRLEGLDGRTHAAAVTVSIGVALCPEHGHDAPALWRSANRALLEAKATNKNRVVIAMASGE
- a CDS encoding DUF1565 domain-containing protein, translated to MTNDFFRMHILASRGRLAASAMLALAISMLAPTVARAATYYLAPNGSDSNTGLNSSTPWATLSKANSTLRGGDVVVLSNGSYSSFPNPSVDGSANARITYVGNLSNPGLVTVSGGTLTRSYVTLKGLSFSGGVTLGAGSSTVCQRDSIAYSRFESISLYGSKHSMIAANTITNVGGYAVRFLSSNGDQIPTGFANPERDTLRRNTMSITKMGSDSRGIMVTSRSQYCVIDSNVVTGTFNGTADVGRAYLFRYMHAYNNIMKDNSFTVLAENRPGGTQAWAMYCLRDSCYRNLFLRNRFTATGAYPIEFFMSQSGSDQWSNDTKQNVWDGCFWDIRTPDPGGYTGVFWQDGIIADTLRNCVIKSDNHPGLVIDRMRSGNLSTAQQVGLIDHCTFYGKAASNNAPLFLDIQGVDWPTTTTLKITNCIFYTNSTATGAEYTTGLGYYVPRNRSFISNNNLFAHYAGASRSVFYEIEGASSGYSAPGSSGWLCANGTGQGWGQGNECNSRYGSPQFADSSRTSFDPAIRSNSAARGMGTGGSDVGAVPFGAGGPDTAPPDQVTTLQPVDIGDQYVILRWTATGDDGGIGIAAAIDLRWSLSPINSGNFDSATPVASAPVPLASGGVQTYVMLSLTPGTTYYFALKTRDDAGNWSPVSNIANALTLSGDTRAPAGITNLNAAAN